The following are from one region of the Elgaria multicarinata webbii isolate HBS135686 ecotype San Diego chromosome 13, rElgMul1.1.pri, whole genome shotgun sequence genome:
- the LOC134408405 gene encoding phospholipase A2 inhibitor and Ly6/PLAUR domain-containing protein-like: MVTGHMFSRNATTMEPGDLAIIPPPLQKGLDLPLHFTYKGCAKYNECLDGYYSLTSANTKSFQVKIECCHTDECNAQDLHLPDRNSQPLNGVQCPVCFAEDADYCDSQGKTIQCRGIENECVDYTLDFSPLGLHPMTFTAKGCANSQVCSFPTGNTTVANGLVKLMIYQLQCQGVKGSSKQPKDEM, encoded by the exons TCCCGCAACGCCACCACCATGGAACCTGGGGACCTCGccattatccctcctccattgcaaaagggct TGGATTTGCCACTTCATTTCACTTATAAGGGATGTGCCAAGTACAATGAATGTCTCGACGGCTATTATAGTTTGACTTCCGCAAATACTAAATCCTTCCAGGTGAAAATTGAATGCTGCCACACTGATGAGTGTAACGCACAAGATCTCCATT TGCCAGATCGTAACAGTCAACCACTTAATGGGGTTCAATGCCCAGTCTGCTTTGCAGAAGATGCAGATTATTGCGACAGCCAGGGGAAAACCATCCAATGCCGTGGCATTGAGAATGAATGTGTTGATTATACCCTTGACTTCAGTCCAC ttgGATTACATCCCATGACCTTTACAGCAAAAGGATGTGCAAACAGCCAAGTATGTTCCTTCCCCACTGGAAATACAACAGTAGCTAATGGTTTGGTGAAATTAATGATCTACCAACTGCAATGCCAAGGTGTCAAGGGATCATCCAAGCAGCCCAAAGATGAGATGTAG